The Daucus carota subsp. sativus chromosome 9, DH1 v3.0, whole genome shotgun sequence genome window below encodes:
- the LOC108202051 gene encoding leucine-rich repeat receptor protein kinase HPCA1, with product MAPIQPLFFLVLLLMIRDISSLTDSRDVAVLRTLKDGWKNTPPSWENSDDPCGGNGWEGVTCYNSRVTRLTLSTMGLVGELSGAIGDLEELTSLDLSFNEGLTGSLPPQLGLLKNLSTLILAGSGFSGTIPTELGNLTQLYFLDLSSNSFTGVIPPSLGSLSKLYWLGLANNKFTGSIPVSTLAKPGMDSLKKAKHFNLNNNQLSGPIPDTLFSSEMALIHVLFDGNQFTGSIPETIGLVQTLEVLRLDRNALSGKVPSNIMNLVNVVELNLANNKLSGPLPNLTGMNSLSYLDLSNNSFDQSEAPAWLSTLSSLTTLIVEYGPFQGIVPSELFSLPQIQQIKLRNNAFNGTLDLGSSVSQQLELIDLQNNLISSFILSSEYHKLMLRGNPICANSTLGNTDFCKLQEESSKPYSTSLEQCGNISCVSGQKLDPASCECAYPYQGTLYFRGPSFRDLSNATIFHTLEMSLWVEFGLTPNSVYLDNPFFNSNDYLQVNMGLFPSNGVSFNTSDIQRFGSAFSNQTYKSPNVFGPYYFIASAYTIGL from the exons ATGGCACCCATTCAGCCACTATTTTTTCTGGTTCTCTTGTTGATGATTCGTGACATCTCCTCGCTTACTGACTCTCGCGATG TTGCAGTGCTGAGAACATTGAAAGATGGGTGGAAAAACACACCCCCCAGCTGGGAAAATTCGGATGATCCTTGTGGGGGTAATGGATGGGAGGGCGTCACCTGCTATAACTCTAGAGTGACTCGACT GACCTTGTCAACTATGGGACTTGTGGGTGAATTGAGTGGTGCCATAGGGGATCTGGAAGAATTGACCTCTTT GGATCTGTCATTTAATGAAGGTTTAACAGGTTCCCTTCCTCCGCAGCTGGGCCTTCTAAAGAATCTCAGCACACT AATTCTAGCAGGATCTGGCTTCAGTGGCACTATTCCAACTGAACTGGGAAATCTTACTCAACTATACTTCTT AGATCTTAGCTCAAACAGCTTCACTGGGGTGATCCCACCTTCTTTGGGTTCTCTCTCCAAACTCTACTGGTTAGGCCTGGCAAATAATAAGTTTACAGGATCAATCCCTGTTTCAACACTTGCTAAACCAGGCATGGACTCTCTTAAAAAGGCAAAGCACTT CAATCTCAACAACAACCAGCTTTCTGGTCCAATTCCTGATACACTTTTCAGCTCTGAGATGGCACTTATACATGT GTTGTTTGATGGAAACCAGTTTACAGGAAGCATTCCTGAAACGATTGGACTGGTTCAGACACTTGAAGTTCT TCGGCTTGATAGGAATGCTCTATCTGGCAAGGTTCCATCAAATATTATGAACCTGGTTAATGTCGTTGAACT TAACTTAGCAAACAACAAACTCTCTGGCCCTTTACCAAACTTGACTGGAATGAACTCACTCAGTTACtt GGACTTGAGCAACAATTCCTTTGATCAATCAGAAGCTCCTGCATGGTTGTCAACGTTATCATCGCTAACCACTCT GATTGTTGAATATGGGCCATTTCAAGGAATTGTGCCAAGTGAACTTTTTAGTCTCCCACAGATTCAGCAAAT AAAGCTGAGAAATAATGCTTTCAATGGAACATTAGATTTGGGTAGCAGCGTCAGCCAGCAGCTGGAGCTCATCGACTTGCAGAATAATCTCATATCCTCTTTTATACTAAGTTCTGAATATCACAAGTTAAT GTTACGAGGAAATCCTATATGTGCCAATAGTACTCTGGGAAATACGGATTTCTGTAAGCTTCAAGAAGAATCGTCAAAGCCATACTCAACAAGCCTTGAACAATGCGGGAACATATCTTGTGTTTCTGGACAGAAGCTGGACCCAGCAAGCTGTGAATGTGCATATCCATACCAAGGGACATTATACTTCAGAGGGCCCTCTTTCCGGGACCTGTCCAATGCTACCATTTTTCACACATTAGAAATGAGCCTGTGGGTTGAGTTCGGCCTTACTCCAAACTCAGTTTACTTAGACAATCCATTCTTTAACAGCAATGACTATCTTCAGGTGAACATGGGACTGTTTCCATCGAATGGTGTATCTTTTAATACGTCTGATATTCAGAGATTCGGCTCTGCTTTTAGTAATCAGACTTACAAATCTCCTAATGTTTTTGGCCCTTATTACTTTATAGCTTCTGCTTATACAATAGGATTATGA